The Amphiura filiformis chromosome 13, Afil_fr2py, whole genome shotgun sequence genome segment ACGATATTGATGATGAGATGATATGGCATAAATGAACTCACCAAACAACACCACACTAACACCCATGGGAAGAAGAAAATACTGATGCAACAGTGCAGACAATGGTTAACACTCTCTCTAGGgataataaaaaagaaagacaTGAATATTCATCAGAATACAGAGTCGATTCATTGTATTTATATACAGGCTGTATGAAAATAATCAGTACATAATTTGCTCAATATCTCCTGAACTAAGAACCCTAgtgtaatattattttatttatcccTAGAAATAAGATGAACACTTCTAGGTATAGTACAACACAATAGACACATTTTTAATTGTTTCCCCATTGTAACCTTCGACCCCTCGTTGGAAGCATAGGGGACATAGACAAAAATGTTCTgcttcgaaaagagtagggtgctaACACATTACTGTCCAATGTTCGTTAGCTTATGCACAAAAGTGATtttacgcatgctcagtgtttactttagAGCGTCAAGTCGCTCAATCGATATGAATCGCTGAGACGTTGctagttgaagaaatctcaactcccGAACGATGTTCTTAAACACGTAAATACATCAACCAAACAATTTCTATCAACTGGATTATTAATTTTGCTAAATAATTTACTTTCTCGATCATTAACTCTCGGTTGGATATTCTGAAAATGCATTTTGTGGCCTAGAATATCGTCGTCTGCAATCGCGATCGCCGAAAGCGATCCATCGTAATCGCTCAGCGATCGCGTATAAAGTCTGCTTAAAGCcattattgtaacatttcaataaaaaatagTTTAGTATTAATATTCttggccataaaatgttagcttttactgtcagatttaCCCTCTTATATATAAGTGTGTGCAGAACAACTGAGGAAAAGTGGAATTTAATACCACATCACCAATGTTGCAAAAGCGGGCTACGGAACGACCCTCTGTGTGTATGGCTCTcccacacgccatgtacgtactgtgttttaAACACGGTTCATGCGATTCGTTCAGAATCTCGGATttgaaaaaatacagcactatagcCTTGAATTTGTGTAGGGTATCTTAGATTGATATAGTGTCAACATAAAATTGGAAgttctttttttaaacaattcactCAATAAACTGAATACTATGTAATTTTCCGTTcaacataaactgagctcaaaaagaaacttataattttttacaagttgtgaatcacaaggtcatatcttaaaatactgtcaatcaaaatgaaccaaaattacacacatgattaccttaatactctactcaaaacacatgtcagtaaccaaccagttgtccaactgacacaacagcaaaatgcactgtcatgggacagcttcctggatttccttcactttcacagcccaacatttggcacccaggacaaaaaatctgtgagaatgcacacaagatccttgcacagatgataaaacggtgctgctttctgcttttcatacaattttgtcatgaaacagggctgggctgtgaatgtggtccaggaagctgtcccatgtcagtgcattttgctgttgtgtcagttggataactgcttggttactgacatgtgttaagagtagagtattgaagtaaatctgtgtgtaattttggttcaatttgatggacaggatttcaagatatgaccttgtgaaaaattataagtttctttttgagctcaccAACTTTGGCAGTTTAGTATGTTTCTGGGATCATTTTAACATGTAGTCACAAATTAAGTGGGTTTAGGTGAATGTCCATGGCCGTCAAACCCAATCTAAAGATTGTACAGTCTACACAAGCTATAGTCCAAAGGTTTACTGGTTCCAAGGGTCGCTGTCCAAAAGTTcgttacagtttgatcagctcgtattcATAAGCGGctggccttataacattgcggataaatatcaactaggcggttacccgtatttggcggttctcggctgtcgcgattacctggctgatggtgactgtactcaagcccataggacagtttttactaatttgacctcagatgacccattttgacctcaaaatgaccttccaaaatgtggctctaaatgttgactgtacccaccacgtttcatgcccatatgacagtttttagtaatttgaccttggatgaccccaaaatgaccttccaaaaatttgactctaaaagttgactgtaccaaccaagtttcatgcgcataggacatttttttactaatttgacctcagatgacccctgggtgaccccggatgacccccaaatgacctttcaaaaatttgaccacaaaagttgactgtacccaccaagtttcatgcccatacgatagtttttactaatttgacctcagatgacccctggatgacctcgggtgatcttggcccactaactgaaacaaacttgttctgtctgaggtccagatgcacccacccactaagattgaggaacgtgcgacccctagtctccgagaaaataggaggaaattctttttactaatttgacctcagatggcccccttgacccactaatcaatacaaacctGTTCTGttttaggtcaagatgcacctacccaccaagtttcatgcccatatgacagtttttactaatttgacccctagatgacctctggtgaccttgacccactaaccaatacaaacttgttctgtccgggtcaagacgcacccacccgtcaagtttgaggaacgtgcgacctaacgtgcgaccccagtctccgagaaaaacagttttactaattttaccCTTAGATGACtatgggtgaccttgacccaccaaCCAATACAAACGTGTTGtcctggggtcaagctgcacccacccaccaagtttgaggaacgtgcgaccccccgtctccgagaaaagaggcggacagacagacaaacagacaaacagatgtacagacaaacagatgtacagattctgctgaattatagtaagatacatTTTATTTGAGAACATCTCGCCAGAACCATCACAAATTGTTAATTGAAGTTATATTCTTTGTTGTATTTCTTTAATGCGCAAAATATAGATCAAaaaggtcaactatatcacttgtTACGTCGgtttacttttcggcgtagtggaaAAAGCCTAACCAatcccgtcgattacgagctgatcaaagtatagacaaGTACATTATCCATGTTAATCCTAACCCATAACCTCACCCTAAATCTAACCTCTCGGACTAATGAACCCCTTTTTGGACTTCGGACTAGCAAATATTAGGACTACCGACAGGTGGCCACATACTGCATGCTATACATTACTTACTctgttttaacaatatttgtcacTACCACTTGCTGGGGTGGAGGCGCTGCTGGCTGCTGCACAACTACTGTTGGCGACTGGCCTTGATGTGGGGGTGGGTAGCCGTGCAGAGGTGGTGGGTAGCCCTGTTGAGAAGGTACGTAGCCATGTTGAGGAGAAGGGTGTCCCTGTTGAGGTGGGTACTCTTGTTGAGGGGGTGCCtggtaaaacatacataattaaatTGAATAAATCATTTGAATTTCAATATCAGGTTTTACACATTCACCTCAATATGTTTGACTATGGTTAAATGGTAATGCAGGGAAAGTTAAAATTATATAAGTTGCGTATCAAAGCATATTTGTCAACAAATATTTAATTTGAACAGTCGAACTCTCTCATTAAAAATATGACATCTTGGTACTGTTTGTGTTCTTTCCTCGTGCCACTTTAAGTGGAACTGAatgcaaaattaaaattggacccaaaattatgaaaaccgtccactgatagccagaatagagtcaagtgactctctaAGTGGAGTAAACCCGCTCTGACTCTCAAAGGAGTCACTTGACCCCactctacccgtggagtcaattgactctacattcatagagtcgtcgacggagtcaagaaatttatgactcttcaagagaGTCAGACTCTGGAATAGTTTGGCAGTTGAAACCAAGGAATGCATATTCTCCCATTCCTAAGCATGCTAAGGGATGGTGGTTCAGCATATTTTCTTTTCATCCTGTCGTCGGACGATAACCTAATGGTGTGAAACTCaaagtaaagtctcctattctggtaggtatatactttgaatttttatcttgatgtacatctatgtgtatcattaaTTTTGGCTATTTCCGAactgtcggagtgaccctgtaatggagtcagggtgactctataaatggagtctgggttacttaCTCTACAAGCAGGGAGTCCAGCCAttacgcgactctatgtctaaaattgGGAGATAATGACTCATGTGTAGAGTCATTAACGGTAACTTTTCCGCGGAGACAtatatgactcttcaagggagtcagatgactcccaatttggagtcattttagacatagagtcgcagagtggctggactctgcttttgaGTCACCCTGAcaccagtttggctttcagtgtccCTGTACGCGTGCGTGTACTCTCAGTGTGAACAATGCGATTAACTTTACGCGCGAGGTTCATTTCTGCGACCAGCACCTACACAACAACTTCACTACTAATGAAATTGAGGCGAACCAAAATATAGTTGTGAACGTACCTGCGGCGGGTCATACAcagggggcgccattttctcatatGGTATCGTCATGGTTACTGTAGATGTGCAGATTTCCGTTTCGCTAGATGACTTGTACTAGTGGAATGTTCACTTGCAGCTACTTCTTACTCACATGAGTCGCCTGGTTTTGTCTCATGTATTGGGAATATACAAGAAATCAGttcatttataattatataattctAGAATCGGGAGTTGTTACACACATTGAATTCTCCTGATATCATAGACTTTgttctgtgcaataattatgagctctaaTTATATGAACATTTCAAAAGGTTTTGGTGGACATTTTCATTATGTTTTGGGCATTTAGGCTACTGGGTGGAAACAGTACTGTAAATATAAGTGACCCACCCTTGCATCATAACATTTGAGCTCATGTTGATATAATAATAAGTAACATTATTGGAAACGCATCTACACGAGTTCTCAGTTCAAGTCTAGTCGGTTTTaaatagtttgccatattgaagctcaACTGATAAGATAtgttgcaaaagtggaataaaatcgCGCGAAGCGTAAAAACATTAGCACTTTTgttctaaaatggccaaatattatgaggttaatttggtcaatatGGGGGTTGTGATTGTATGTACCCACCCCAGGAAAATAGTGGGGATCTATCCCCAGGGATCTACGCCTGTGGCAACAACTGATTTAAAACAACGATGTACGAAAGTCATTCGTAAAGTTCTATGCTTCCAGCATCACATCTTTGTTATCTTacatgccaggatattgaaattacccatccTTATACTCTTGATACTCTAGGGCACAAACCAATATTATTTGATGAAAACGTCATTGTTGGTTGTTTaaatatgttggttaaagcgaatacagatttggtacgtaggaaacggttaaaaactgaagcgaaagagattaaaatatacgcaaaaatcaaccttatttaagttaaagtcagtttcaaagctggtgcctttatcgtgcattgtgttctctcattcaaaatacatggtaccacgtggacaaataatgaaattgggaaaaacagaaaaaaggactAATAAAATTTAAACGGCAGTAGCGagtcacttcatattttcacagaaggttactattgagtgtggcatttatagaaaatttcaataatgggaaagtttaacttagttcttacataaatatcgattctatgctctattgcactttttttttaactcACCCTGTAactttggataatctccataaaagTATCAGGATTCATGACAAATATTGTGttgacatgccttgggacttcaaatCAAAATGAAGCTTGTTTTATACCGTGTGTCGaaagacaacaacttcaaattaattttttaagtggcatttatattaatccaaaacaataactagtaacaaattaatatcaaattaattatataagtttaatttaaagcatgataaaatgttttttctatggggggaggaacagacttatgacacacggtatataaTGAGACGTTTAAGAAATAGAGAGCTCACAGCCTGATGACAAGTTGGTTGCTCAATATATTTTTGAATACGAGTTTCTTTAATGTGATACGAGAGGACATGGtatagttagagaataaacgatcggaatttttattttgcctatcctctaccgtgtgatagacgacaggcaggtccaatattttgagtagtggatgccggcgcagccggtatctactacgataaaaatattggacctgcctgtcgtctatcataggtagaggataggcaaaataaaaattccgatcgtttattctcattcttagtcagttaaatattattttaataactgtaaacaatttttttaagcaaaaactaagttaccgtcataaaaactcccctcgttataaaatgaacgaaacttgtttacaacttcacgtattctgttgcgcgtattgctagctcgttcgcgtattccgcactagtctacgcatttagcgcgatacatacgcgcacctctacacgcatgttacgcattatcaagacgcatgatgacgtggggtcgtctacggcctgatagacggcactcgaaatcatgcaattgtccaatcagaaatgtgtctacgaactagaccactcccactgactaagactTTCTAATGGTATTATGCAATTGTTTATAGCGATATCTTAGGTGCCTGC includes the following:
- the LOC140168479 gene encoding uncharacterized protein; the protein is MTIPYEKMAPPVYDPPQAPPQQEYPPQQGHPSPQHGYVPSQQGYPPPLHGYPPPHQGQSPTVVVQQPAAPPPQQVVVTNIVKTEESVNHCLHCCISIFFFPWVLVWCCLCCMHGC